The following are encoded in a window of Candidatus Microthrix parvicella Bio17-1 genomic DNA:
- a CDS encoding arsenate reductase family protein, whose translation MSIAEELGVDYVAVNYRKEPPDEATLRDILGKLEDEPTALVRRDALFKKLELTDADVSTVDQIVETILANKMIMQRPVVVVGDTAIIGRPKERIRELLGG comes from the coding sequence GTGAGCATTGCTGAGGAACTTGGAGTGGACTACGTCGCGGTGAACTACCGAAAGGAGCCGCCTGATGAGGCGACCCTTCGCGACATTCTCGGCAAGCTGGAGGACGAGCCGACCGCTTTGGTGCGGCGCGACGCGCTCTTCAAGAAGCTGGAGTTGACCGACGCCGACGTGTCGACCGTCGATCAGATCGTCGAGACGATTCTGGCCAACAAGATGATCATGCAACGACCCGTGGTGGTCGTTGGCGACACCGCCATCATCGGTCGTCCCAAGGAGCGCATCCGCGAGTTGCTCGGCGGCTGA
- a CDS encoding response regulator transcription factor → MPDQPTHNSTVSVLVVEDDRAAREALDRALRLEGYDVSTVADGRAALEAQTHRRADVVVLDLMLPHLDGVGVATALRQRGDATPILMLTARDGVGDRVRGLDAGADDYLPKPYALDELLARLRALLRRRSADEPESSQDELEVADLRLNESARRAWRGDRELELSRTEFDLLAMLARNTEIVLGHGALYEQVWGYDYGDSNNLAVYVRYLRRKTEAHGESRLIHTVRGVGYVLSPQAR, encoded by the coding sequence ATGCCCGACCAACCGACCCACAACTCGACCGTCTCGGTGCTGGTGGTCGAGGACGACCGGGCCGCGCGCGAAGCCCTCGACCGTGCCCTTCGGCTGGAGGGATACGACGTGTCGACCGTCGCCGACGGCCGAGCCGCGCTCGAGGCCCAGACGCACCGCAGGGCCGACGTGGTGGTGCTCGACCTGATGTTGCCGCACCTGGACGGCGTCGGTGTAGCCACCGCACTCCGTCAACGCGGCGACGCCACGCCGATCCTGATGTTGACCGCCCGGGACGGCGTGGGCGACCGGGTTCGGGGGCTGGACGCAGGCGCGGATGACTACCTGCCCAAGCCCTACGCCCTCGACGAGCTGCTCGCCCGACTACGGGCGCTGCTTCGTCGCCGATCAGCCGACGAGCCCGAAAGCAGCCAGGACGAACTGGAGGTGGCGGACCTCCGGCTGAACGAATCCGCCCGGCGGGCGTGGCGGGGCGACCGCGAGCTTGAGTTGTCACGCACCGAGTTCGACCTGCTGGCCATGCTGGCCCGCAACACCGAGATCGTGCTGGGACACGGCGCCCTCTACGAACAGGTGTGGGGCTACGACTACGGCGACTCCAACAACCTGGCCGTCTACGTGCGTTACCTTCGCCGCAAGACCGAGGCCCACGGCGAATCCCGGCTGATCCACACCGTGCGCGGCGTGGGTTACGTGCTGTCGCCACAGGCCCGATGA
- a CDS encoding sensor histidine kinase, with translation MSLRLKLALLSAALVALAVSVVTFTSSTLIGNRLDQEVDRSLVDAATRAETLVPGRGRPSRPRPAPPQGLQLGPVGVALLSDRGEVSSSFGFEVNSITDGDRALARLEGAGDPRRPGRATTGVFSTRSVESGEVRALTVPLPGTGAIVAERSLDEVRSVTGDLRRRSALVGALVVAAAAALGWWLTRRATGSLDRLRLATRELAATGQLSEPLPAAGSDEVGQLAGSFSTMVTELEASRAQQRALVEDAGHELRTPLTSLRLNLEVLARYPELPEAERAPLLADLDAEVTELSKLTNEIVELATDRHDATIPAELDLARLAERVARRARRRTGREVLVEADAVTAWGSPAQVERAMANLVDNALKFSNAGSASPTLTVRSAPVDGGGPDESAHGTVLIEVTDHGPGIPPEDLPFVFERFHRSKAARAAPGSGLGLAIVASVAAGLGGTTWARNNPNSGSTGGSTGGSTVGFSIRNH, from the coding sequence ATGAGCCTGCGCCTGAAGTTGGCCTTGCTCTCGGCAGCGCTGGTGGCGTTGGCCGTGAGCGTGGTGACCTTCACCTCGTCGACGTTGATCGGCAACCGCCTGGACCAGGAGGTGGATCGTTCGTTGGTCGACGCGGCCACCAGGGCGGAGACGCTCGTCCCCGGTCGCGGTCGACCGTCACGACCCCGACCGGCTCCGCCGCAGGGGCTTCAGCTGGGTCCCGTGGGTGTGGCGCTGCTGTCGGATCGGGGCGAGGTTTCGTCGTCGTTCGGTTTCGAGGTCAACTCGATCACCGACGGCGACCGCGCACTCGCACGGCTGGAGGGCGCTGGGGACCCCCGCCGTCCGGGCCGAGCCACCACCGGGGTGTTCAGCACCCGGAGCGTTGAATCCGGCGAAGTTCGAGCGCTCACCGTGCCGCTCCCCGGCACGGGAGCCATCGTGGCGGAGCGATCGCTCGACGAGGTGCGATCGGTCACCGGTGACCTCCGACGTCGGTCGGCGCTGGTCGGCGCACTGGTGGTGGCGGCCGCCGCTGCGCTGGGGTGGTGGCTGACCCGCCGGGCGACCGGCTCGCTCGATCGGCTGAGGCTGGCCACCAGGGAACTCGCCGCCACCGGCCAGCTGTCGGAGCCGCTTCCCGCCGCCGGGTCGGACGAGGTCGGTCAGCTCGCCGGCAGCTTTTCGACGATGGTGACCGAGCTCGAGGCCAGCCGTGCCCAGCAGCGGGCGCTGGTGGAGGACGCCGGGCACGAGCTACGAACTCCCCTGACCAGCCTTCGGCTCAACCTGGAGGTGCTGGCCAGGTACCCCGAGTTGCCCGAGGCCGAGCGCGCTCCGCTGCTGGCCGACCTTGACGCCGAGGTCACCGAGCTGTCGAAGCTGACCAACGAAATCGTCGAGCTGGCAACCGACCGTCACGACGCCACCATCCCGGCGGAGCTCGACCTGGCCCGACTGGCCGAACGGGTGGCGCGGCGCGCACGACGTCGCACCGGGCGCGAGGTGCTGGTCGAAGCCGACGCGGTCACCGCGTGGGGATCCCCGGCCCAGGTGGAACGGGCCATGGCCAACCTGGTGGACAACGCCTTGAAGTTCAGCAACGCCGGGTCGGCTTCTCCAACGCTGACGGTTCGATCGGCGCCAGTCGACGGGGGCGGCCCGGACGAATCGGCTCACGGCACGGTGTTGATCGAGGTCACCGACCACGGACCCGGCATACCGCCCGAGGACCTGCCCTTTGTCTTCGAACGATTCCACCGTTCGAAAGCCGCTCGGGCGGCACCCGGATCAGGCCTGGGCCTGGCCATCGTGGCGTCGGTGGCCGCCGGCCTGGGTGGCACCACCTGGGCCCGCAACAACCCCAACAGCGGATCAACCGGCGGATCAACCGGCGGATCAACTGTGGGGTTCAGTATTCGGAACCATTGA
- a CDS encoding carboxyl transferase domain-containing protein, which yields MGEPDANSDSDARAGSDSGARVDRSMITSPVQGRVLEVRVGPGDRVAKGMVLAVIESMKMHHDLVAPAAAMVMSVSIDVGAQISAGTNVMELRFVASIDEPEVTPTHVDLALIRDDLDRVLSRHRAGLDAGRPDAVRKVHSRGRRTARENVEDLIDDGSFIEYGPLVIAAQRRRRSEDDLIAHTPADGLIGGIATIGVDRVGPERARVVVMSYDYTVLAGTQGHQNHRKKDRLFELAERQRLPVVLFAEGGGGRPGDTDTTVVSGLDTMAFYLFGRLSGTVPLVGIASGRCFAGNAALLGCCDVIIATEDANIGMGGPAMISGGGLGEFAPEDIGPIDTQHANGVVDIRVGDDAEAVDVARRYLTYFQDADATARGSAGTTTDSATTDSATTDSATTDGAANSAADQRDLRHLIPENRLQVYNVRAVVETLVDTDSHLELRAGFAPGMITSLARIDGRPVAILANDPAHLGGAIDTEGADKAARFLQMCDAHGLPVLFLCDTPGFMVGPASEAAAAVRHMSRLFVTGANLSVPCATVILRKAYGLGAQAMAAGSFKAPEFVVAWPTGELGGMGLEGAVRLGFRAELDAERDAEARQRLFDSMVELAYTNGRAANVAAQFEIDDVIDPADTRRWIITALLGTSTGRTAASRRRPNIDTW from the coding sequence ATGGGTGAGCCCGACGCCAATTCCGATTCCGACGCCCGGGCCGGGAGCGATTCCGGCGCTCGCGTCGACCGTTCGATGATCACCTCGCCGGTCCAGGGCCGGGTGCTGGAGGTGCGGGTCGGACCCGGCGACCGGGTGGCAAAGGGCATGGTGCTTGCGGTCATCGAGTCGATGAAGATGCACCACGACCTGGTGGCTCCGGCCGCCGCCATGGTGATGTCGGTGTCGATCGATGTGGGCGCCCAGATCTCCGCCGGCACCAACGTGATGGAGCTTCGGTTCGTCGCTTCGATCGACGAACCGGAGGTGACGCCGACGCACGTGGACCTCGCCCTCATCCGGGACGACCTCGATCGGGTGTTGTCTCGGCACCGCGCCGGGTTGGATGCGGGGAGGCCCGACGCGGTGAGGAAGGTTCACAGCAGGGGTCGGCGAACCGCCAGGGAAAACGTCGAGGACCTCATCGACGACGGGTCGTTCATCGAGTACGGCCCGCTGGTGATTGCCGCCCAGCGTCGACGCCGCAGCGAGGACGACCTGATCGCCCACACCCCGGCGGACGGCCTGATCGGCGGCATCGCAACGATCGGCGTCGACCGGGTTGGGCCGGAGCGGGCACGCGTGGTGGTGATGTCGTACGACTACACGGTGCTCGCCGGCACGCAGGGCCACCAGAACCACCGGAAAAAGGACCGGCTCTTCGAGCTGGCCGAGCGCCAACGGCTGCCGGTGGTGCTGTTCGCCGAGGGTGGCGGGGGACGGCCCGGCGATACCGACACCACCGTGGTGTCGGGTCTCGACACGATGGCGTTTTATCTGTTCGGACGCCTGTCCGGCACCGTTCCGCTGGTAGGCATCGCCTCGGGCCGATGCTTCGCCGGAAACGCCGCACTGCTCGGCTGCTGCGACGTGATCATCGCCACCGAGGACGCCAACATCGGCATGGGCGGACCCGCCATGATCTCCGGCGGCGGCCTGGGCGAGTTCGCTCCCGAGGACATCGGTCCCATCGACACCCAGCATGCCAATGGGGTGGTGGACATTCGGGTGGGCGACGACGCCGAGGCGGTGGATGTCGCCAGGCGCTACCTGACGTACTTCCAGGACGCCGACGCAACCGCCCGCGGCTCAGCCGGTACAACAACCGACAGTGCAACAACCGACAGTGCAACAACCGACAGTGCAACAACCGACGGGGCCGCCAACTCGGCGGCCGACCAGCGGGACCTCCGCCACCTGATCCCGGAGAACCGCCTTCAGGTCTACAACGTCCGCGCCGTGGTGGAAACCCTGGTGGACACCGACAGCCACCTGGAACTCAGAGCTGGTTTCGCTCCCGGCATGATCACCTCGCTGGCCCGTATCGACGGCCGCCCAGTGGCGATCCTGGCCAACGATCCGGCACACCTCGGCGGCGCCATCGACACCGAGGGGGCCGACAAGGCGGCGCGATTCCTCCAGATGTGCGACGCCCACGGCCTGCCGGTGCTGTTTTTGTGCGATACCCCCGGGTTCATGGTTGGTCCCGCCTCGGAGGCCGCCGCCGCGGTCCGCCACATGAGCCGCCTGTTCGTGACCGGCGCCAACCTGTCGGTGCCGTGCGCCACCGTCATCCTGCGAAAGGCCTATGGCCTTGGCGCGCAGGCCATGGCGGCCGGCAGCTTCAAAGCACCGGAGTTCGTCGTGGCCTGGCCAACCGGCGAGCTGGGCGGCATGGGCCTGGAAGGTGCGGTGCGTCTGGGGTTCAGGGCCGAACTCGATGCCGAGCGCGATGCCGAAGCCAGACAGCGTCTGTTCGATTCGATGGTGGAGCTGGCCTACACAAACGGGAGGGCGGCCAACGTGGCGGCACAGTTTGAGATCGACGATGTGATCGACCCGGCGGACACCCGGCGCTGGATCATCACAGCGCTGCTCGGTACTTCGACCGGCCGAACAGCCGCCTCTCGTCGACGACCCAACATCGACACCTGGTAG